The DNA sequence CACTCGGGCTATGCGGCCCACTTGGCGGAACCCTGCGACGGGGAAGCGGGCTAGCGGCTCATTCGTCCGCGGCCGCGGGCAGCCGGAAACGGAAGGTCGTGCCGCCGCCCACGCGGCTCTCGACGGTCAGTTCGCCGCCGTGCCCCGTCACGATCTGGTGGGCGATCGCCAGGCCGAGACCGGAACCGGTGTTCCCGCCGCGGCTCTTGTCGACCGTGTAGAAGCGCTCGAAGACGTGGGGCAGATCCTCGTGCCCGATCCCGATGCCCGTGTCGCCGACCTCGACCTCGACCCCGTTCCCGTCCTCCTGCCGTCGCAGCCTGACGCAGACGTCTCCCCCGGGGTGGTTGAACTTGACCGCGTTGTCCGTCAGGTTCTGCAGCACCTGACCGATGCGCAGCGGATCGGCGAGGACCT is a window from the bacterium genome containing:
- a CDS encoding HAMP domain-containing sensor histidine kinase is translated as EYRHEAFSLEELAADVLGRLEPRAGAAGVDLVLDAEAGLPQVLADPLRIGQVLQNLTDNAVKFNHPGGDVCVRLRRQEDGNGVEVEVGDTGIGIGHEDLPHVFERFYTVDKSRGGNTGSGLGLAIAHQIVTGHGGELTVESRVGGGTTFRFRLPAAADE